The Faecalibacter sp. LW9 genome has a segment encoding these proteins:
- a CDS encoding SUF system Fe-S cluster assembly protein has protein sequence MALTEKQIDAIGEQLVDKFKTIFDPEIPVDIYELGLIYDAHINEEGEVKVLMTLTSPNCPVAESLPTEVEQKVEEIEGVSKAYVEITFDPPWERDMMSEEAKFELGML, from the coding sequence ATGGCATTAACTGAGAAACAAATCGATGCTATTGGAGAACAATTGGTCGATAAGTTCAAAACGATTTTCGATCCTGAAATTCCAGTAGATATTTACGAATTAGGTTTAATCTACGACGCCCATATTAACGAGGAAGGAGAAGTAAAGGTTTTAATGACTTTAACTTCACCAAACTGTCCTGTTGCTGAATCTTTGCCTACAGAGGTAGAGCAGAAAGTAGAAGAAATCGAGGGTGTATCTAAAGCTTATGTTGAAATTACATTTGATCCACCTTGGGAAAGAGATATGATGAGCGAAGAGGCAAAATTTGAATTAGGGATGTTATAA
- a CDS encoding SPFH domain-containing protein, producing MTAIYIILILSAIIIYLGIFTVKQQTAAVIERFGKFHSIRNSGLQFKIPVVDKIAGKLSLKIQQLDVVVETKTKDDVFVRIKVSVQYQVIKNQVYDAFYELDNPYTQITSFVFDVVRAEVPKLRLDDVFEKKDDIAVAVKSELQEAMNSYGYEIIKTLVTDIDPDEQVKHAMNRINASEREKIAAQYEGDAQRILIVEKARAEAESKRLQGQGIADQRREIAKGLLESVDVLNGVGISSQEASALIVVTQHYDTLQAIGEKSGSKLVLLPNSPTAASEMLNTMVTSFTAAHELNDPNHKS from the coding sequence ATGACAGCTATTTATATCATTCTAATTTTATCAGCAATTATAATTTATCTGGGAATTTTTACTGTAAAACAACAAACAGCAGCAGTCATCGAGCGTTTTGGTAAATTCCATAGTATTCGTAATTCTGGTTTACAATTTAAAATACCTGTTGTAGATAAAATAGCGGGCAAATTATCCCTTAAAATTCAACAATTGGATGTGGTGGTAGAGACAAAGACCAAAGATGATGTATTTGTTCGCATCAAAGTTTCAGTACAATATCAAGTAATAAAAAATCAAGTGTATGATGCTTTTTATGAATTAGATAATCCATATACTCAGATTACATCTTTTGTTTTTGATGTAGTTCGAGCTGAGGTTCCAAAACTGCGATTGGATGATGTGTTTGAGAAGAAAGACGATATTGCAGTTGCTGTTAAAAGTGAATTACAAGAAGCCATGAATTCATATGGTTATGAAATTATAAAAACTTTAGTTACGGATATTGATCCTGATGAACAAGTAAAGCATGCTATGAATCGTATTAATGCGTCGGAACGTGAAAAAATTGCTGCACAGTATGAAGGAGATGCCCAACGCATATTAATCGTAGAGAAAGCCAGAGCTGAAGCAGAATCAAAACGTTTACAAGGACAAGGAATTGCCGATCAGCGTCGAGAAATTGCAAAAGGATTATTAGAATCTGTAGATGTATTAAATGGTGTAGGAATTTCGTCACAAGAAGCCTCAGCATTAATTGTTGTGACACAACATTATGATACGTTACAAGCCATTGGTGAAAAGTCTGGAAGTAAATTGGTTTTATTACCCAATTCTCCAACAGCCGCTTCTGAAATGTTAAATACCATGGTAACGTCATTTACTGCGGCACATGAATTAAATGATCCCAATCATAAATCCTAA
- a CDS encoding hydroxymethylglutaryl-CoA synthase family protein produces MKVGIETLSIYVPNIYLSIRELADKRSIDPDKLELGLGLKKMAIMDADEDTATMAANAILKLITINNIHPSTIGRIYMGTESSLDGAKPTATYAVQMVEQVLAEQYGERVFKHTDVVDMTFACIGGVDALHNALDFVRVNPDQKAIVVASDYAKYGLETGGEYTQGAGAVAVLISNQPNLIEIENKWGIGMESVFDFFKPRQTSSEESILSTLHTTKKEIEIFSDEPVFDGHYSNECYKARVREAYFNFKEKYNVAGKLYENWRYIAFHLPYAFQGKRMFNDVYALENGEDNSNENLKLVSKSDGYKSLVSEKLEPTQRASSEIGNMYTASIFTALISALQVSFDQDEALAGQKIGFIGYGSGSKSKVFEGTVAAHWKEVMKNVNLFEYLNQRQAISFEQYENLHNKGVKQPIASRKGFALERIEKEMINLEGARYYTYKS; encoded by the coding sequence ATGAAAGTAGGTATAGAAACCTTATCAATATATGTTCCAAATATTTATTTATCAATTAGAGAATTAGCCGACAAACGTTCGATTGATCCCGATAAATTAGAGTTAGGTCTTGGCTTAAAGAAGATGGCTATTATGGATGCAGATGAAGATACTGCTACCATGGCTGCTAATGCAATTTTGAAATTAATAACAATAAATAACATACATCCTTCAACAATTGGCCGCATTTATATGGGGACTGAAAGTTCGTTGGATGGTGCTAAACCTACTGCGACTTATGCTGTTCAAATGGTTGAACAAGTGCTAGCAGAACAATACGGTGAGCGTGTGTTTAAACATACAGATGTAGTGGACATGACATTTGCTTGTATTGGAGGAGTGGATGCATTGCATAATGCATTAGATTTTGTACGTGTAAATCCAGATCAGAAAGCAATTGTTGTGGCATCAGATTATGCAAAATATGGTCTAGAAACCGGTGGGGAATATACACAAGGTGCAGGAGCTGTAGCTGTTTTGATTTCGAATCAACCTAATTTAATTGAAATTGAAAATAAATGGGGTATTGGAATGGAATCTGTTTTTGATTTCTTCAAACCTCGTCAAACTTCGTCAGAAGAATCAATTTTATCAACGCTACATACAACCAAAAAAGAAATTGAAATTTTTTCAGATGAACCTGTTTTTGATGGACATTATTCGAATGAATGTTATAAAGCAAGAGTTCGAGAAGCTTATTTTAATTTCAAAGAAAAATACAATGTGGCAGGTAAATTATATGAGAATTGGCGTTATATCGCTTTCCATCTACCATATGCTTTTCAAGGAAAACGAATGTTTAATGATGTATATGCATTAGAAAATGGAGAAGACAATTCAAATGAAAATTTAAAACTTGTTTCAAAATCAGATGGTTACAAATCGCTTGTTTCAGAAAAATTAGAACCTACGCAAAGAGCTTCTTCAGAAATAGGAAACATGTATACCGCTTCTATCTTTACAGCTTTAATTTCTGCATTACAAGTTAGTTTTGATCAGGATGAAGCATTAGCAGGTCAAAAGATAGGATTTATAGGATATGGATCTGGATCCAAATCAAAAGTATTTGAAGGTACTGTGGCTGCTCATTGGAAAGAGGTCATGAAGAATGTGAACTTATTTGAATACTTAAATCAAAGACAAGCCATTAGTTTTGAGCAATACGAAAATCTCCATAATAAAGGGGTAAAACAGCCGATTGCTTCAAGAAAAGGTTTTGCATTAGAACGAATTGAGAAAGAAATGATTAATTTAGAAGGCGCAAGATACTATACCTATAAATCATAA
- a CDS encoding prolyl oligopeptidase family serine peptidase, with protein MKKKAIILFNLALMTSLSAQSYKKSYPETKKVNHVDKYFDAEVKDPYRWLEDDLSAETKKWVIEQNKATYAYLNEIPLRTQLKKSLTEIYNYEKVSTPFEEGDYTYYYKNDGLQQHSVLYRKLGEDGKEEVFLDPNTFSKDGSTSLSDVEFSKDGSLVAYSISEGGSDWRKIIVLNAKDKTVVGETLVDVKFSGIAWKGNEGFYYSSYDKPTGSELSQKTDQHKLYFHKLGTPQKKDQLIFGGGETKRRYVGAYLTDDEKYLIISAANTTTGNELYYQDLTVENAPIKTILGDFNSTTGVVENEGDTFYLLTNRNAPNNKLVKAKLSDIANESKWETVIPETKNVLSVSTAGGYFFAKYIKDAISVVEQYKYDGSKVRQIELPGVGSASGFGGKKDDKEIFFGFSNYVTPSTSYKFNIEKGTSEVYIKPNVKFNSEDFISEQVFYTSKDGTKVPMIITYKKGLKKNGKNPTIVYGYGGFNISLTPSFSPSTAAWLENGGIYAVANLRGGGEYGKEWHDGGRQFNKLNVFNDFIAAAEYLQNNKYTSPDFTALSGGSNGGLLVGATMTINPKIAKVALPAVGVLDMLRYHTFTAGAGWGYDYGTANDSKEMFEYLKAYSPVHNVKEGVCYPATLVTTGDHDDRVVPAHSYKFAAELQAKQSCDNPVLIRIETKAGHGAGRSTEVIINETVDKYAFTLWNMGIKKLK; from the coding sequence ATGAAGAAAAAAGCAATCATTTTATTCAACCTTGCATTAATGACAAGTTTAAGTGCTCAGAGCTATAAAAAAAGCTATCCGGAAACGAAGAAAGTTAATCACGTCGATAAATATTTCGATGCGGAAGTTAAAGATCCTTACCGTTGGTTAGAAGATGATTTATCTGCTGAAACAAAGAAATGGGTCATCGAACAAAATAAAGCGACTTATGCTTATTTGAACGAAATTCCATTACGCACGCAGTTAAAAAAATCATTAACTGAAATTTACAATTACGAAAAAGTATCTACTCCATTTGAGGAAGGAGACTATACTTATTATTACAAAAATGATGGTTTACAACAGCATTCTGTATTATACCGTAAATTGGGTGAAGATGGAAAAGAAGAAGTTTTTTTAGATCCAAATACTTTTTCAAAGGATGGTTCAACTTCTTTGTCTGATGTAGAATTTTCGAAAGACGGATCTTTAGTTGCTTACTCCATTTCAGAAGGTGGTTCGGATTGGCGTAAAATCATTGTTTTAAATGCAAAAGATAAAACGGTTGTAGGAGAAACTTTAGTAGATGTGAAATTTTCTGGAATCGCATGGAAAGGAAATGAAGGATTTTATTATTCGTCATATGACAAGCCAACTGGTTCTGAATTGTCTCAAAAAACAGATCAACACAAATTATATTTTCACAAATTAGGAACACCTCAAAAAAAGGATCAATTAATTTTTGGTGGAGGTGAAACAAAACGTCGTTATGTTGGTGCTTATTTAACAGATGACGAAAAATATTTGATTATTTCTGCAGCAAATACTACAACAGGTAATGAATTATATTACCAAGATTTAACGGTAGAAAATGCTCCAATTAAAACCATATTAGGAGATTTTAATTCAACAACAGGTGTGGTTGAAAATGAAGGTGATACCTTCTATCTTTTAACGAATCGTAATGCACCGAATAATAAGTTGGTAAAAGCCAAATTATCCGATATTGCTAACGAATCAAAATGGGAAACGGTTATTCCAGAAACAAAAAATGTATTATCGGTTTCTACTGCAGGAGGATATTTCTTTGCGAAATACATCAAAGATGCAATTTCGGTTGTAGAGCAATACAAATACGATGGAAGTAAAGTTCGTCAGATTGAATTACCAGGTGTGGGAAGTGCATCAGGATTTGGAGGAAAGAAAGATGATAAAGAAATTTTCTTTGGATTCTCAAATTATGTGACTCCTTCAACAAGTTATAAATTCAACATCGAAAAAGGTACTTCAGAAGTTTACATTAAACCTAATGTAAAATTCAATTCAGAAGATTTCATTTCAGAGCAGGTATTTTATACTTCTAAAGATGGAACAAAAGTACCTATGATTATCACCTATAAAAAAGGGTTAAAGAAAAATGGAAAAAATCCTACAATAGTCTACGGATATGGAGGATTCAATATTTCTTTAACGCCTTCATTTAGTCCTTCTACTGCAGCATGGTTAGAAAATGGTGGAATTTATGCGGTAGCAAATTTACGTGGTGGAGGTGAATATGGTAAAGAATGGCATGATGGCGGTCGACAATTTAATAAATTAAATGTATTTAATGATTTTATCGCAGCTGCAGAATATTTACAAAACAACAAATATACTTCTCCAGATTTTACCGCTTTATCAGGAGGATCGAATGGAGGATTATTGGTTGGTGCAACCATGACGATCAATCCAAAAATTGCAAAAGTTGCTTTACCAGCAGTTGGAGTTTTAGATATGTTACGCTACCATACCTTTACTGCAGGTGCAGGTTGGGGATATGATTATGGAACAGCAAATGATTCAAAAGAAATGTTTGAGTACTTAAAAGCTTATTCTCCAGTACATAATGTAAAAGAAGGTGTGTGTTATCCTGCTACATTAGTAACAACAGGAGATCATGATGATCGTGTAGTTCCTGCTCACTCGTATAAGTTTGCTGCAGAATTACAAGCGAAACAAAGTTGTGATAATCCTGTACTAATTCGTATTGAGACGAAAGCAGGTCATGGTGCTGGACGTTCTACTGAAGTAATTATTAATGAAACAGTTGATAAATACGCTTTCACATTATGGAATATGGGAATCAAAAAATTAAAATAA
- a CDS encoding NAD(P)-dependent alcohol dehydrogenase → MSTKTYAAFNEIDPLGPYTIERRHLHPKDVFIDIDYCGVCHSDIHTAKGDWGVPNYPVVPGHEIIGRVKEVGSEVTKFKVGDLVGVGCLVESCQHCHPCEEGLEQYCENGSTGTYNSKNSKYGGITYGGYSENIVVEEGFVLHVPENIDAAAAAPLLCAGITTWSPLRHWNVKEGDKVGVIGLGGLGHMGVKFAKAMGAHVVMITTSEAKGEDAKKLGADEVLISKDGEQMKAHRNSFDFLLNTIPVKHDVNPYLQLLKLDKTMCMVGAIEPLEAIHGGLLIMKRRNLAGSLIGGIKETQEMLDFCGEHNIVSDVEMIDIQNINEAYERMMKSDVKYRFVIDIKSLKES, encoded by the coding sequence ATGAGTACAAAAACATACGCAGCATTTAACGAAATAGATCCTTTAGGACCATATACTATAGAACGCCGTCATTTACATCCAAAAGACGTTTTTATTGACATTGATTACTGTGGTGTATGTCATAGCGATATCCATACCGCCAAAGGAGATTGGGGAGTTCCAAATTATCCTGTAGTACCAGGGCATGAAATTATCGGTCGTGTGAAAGAAGTAGGATCAGAGGTGACTAAATTTAAAGTTGGAGATTTAGTGGGAGTAGGATGTTTAGTAGAGTCTTGTCAACATTGCCATCCTTGTGAGGAAGGATTAGAGCAATATTGTGAGAATGGTTCAACAGGAACATACAATTCAAAAAACTCAAAATACGGAGGAATTACTTACGGAGGTTATTCAGAGAATATTGTAGTAGAAGAAGGATTCGTGCTACATGTACCAGAAAATATTGATGCCGCAGCTGCTGCACCTTTATTATGTGCTGGTATTACAACATGGTCGCCTTTACGCCACTGGAATGTGAAAGAAGGAGATAAAGTTGGAGTGATTGGATTAGGTGGTTTAGGACACATGGGGGTAAAATTTGCTAAAGCAATGGGAGCACATGTCGTGATGATTACTACATCTGAAGCAAAAGGAGAGGACGCGAAGAAATTAGGAGCCGATGAGGTTTTAATTTCAAAAGATGGAGAACAGATGAAAGCGCATCGTAATTCGTTTGATTTCTTATTGAATACTATTCCTGTCAAACATGATGTAAATCCTTATTTGCAATTGCTAAAATTGGATAAAACCATGTGTATGGTAGGGGCTATAGAACCTTTAGAAGCCATTCACGGAGGATTATTAATTATGAAACGTAGAAACCTTGCAGGATCATTGATTGGAGGAATCAAAGAAACTCAAGAAATGTTAGATTTCTGTGGAGAACATAATATTGTTTCTGATGTAGAAATGATTGACATCCAGAATATCAATGAAGCCTACGAACGCATGATGAAATCAGATGTGAAATATCGTTTTGTAATTGATATTAAATCTTTGAAAGAATCATAA
- a CDS encoding 5-formyltetrahydrofolate cyclo-ligase: protein MLKAEARKWYRAKRKEYTPEDVACKSEQIFHHIKHFDFTSDQNFHIFLPIEKNNEINTYPLINWLFSLGKSVITPLVVGDDMINCKVEPHFKTELNALHIPEPIAYTEIDSKEIDVVFVPMFVADQYGNRVGYGGGYYDKFLSRCRPTTKKIGLTYFRPIDIIEDAYEGDIPLNYLVTPEEIVSF from the coding sequence ATGTTAAAAGCGGAAGCAAGAAAATGGTATAGAGCAAAACGAAAAGAATACACGCCGGAAGATGTAGCGTGTAAAAGTGAACAAATTTTTCATCATATCAAGCATTTCGATTTTACTTCAGATCAAAACTTTCACATTTTCTTACCGATTGAAAAAAACAATGAAATTAATACCTATCCGCTAATCAATTGGTTGTTTTCACTCGGAAAATCTGTTATTACTCCATTAGTAGTAGGTGATGATATGATAAACTGCAAAGTAGAACCTCATTTTAAGACGGAATTAAATGCCTTGCACATTCCTGAGCCCATCGCATATACTGAAATTGATTCCAAAGAAATCGATGTGGTTTTTGTTCCAATGTTTGTTGCCGATCAATATGGAAATCGTGTAGGCTATGGTGGGGGATATTATGATAAATTCTTGTCACGTTGTCGACCAACCACAAAAAAAATAGGCCTAACATACTTTAGACCTATTGATATCATTGAAGATGCCTATGAAGGCGATATACCCTTAAATTATCTTGTAACTCCTGAAGAAATCGTATCATTCTGA
- a CDS encoding ferredoxin: MVIITLQRDKCIGCNYCYELAPERFRMSKKDGKSVLLKSTDKKGFHTLKDPDHGIADNCERAAKACPVNIISVKEI, from the coding sequence ATGGTCATAATTACTCTACAACGCGATAAATGTATTGGATGTAACTATTGTTATGAATTAGCACCAGAACGTTTTCGTATGTCTAAAAAAGATGGAAAATCGGTGTTATTAAAATCTACGGATAAGAAAGGATTTCATACCCTGAAAGATCCTGATCACGGGATTGCAGATAACTGCGAACGCGCAGCAAAAGCTTGTCCTGTGAACATTATCTCTGTTAAAGAAATATAA
- a CDS encoding peptidase U32 family protein codes for MTKDGKIELMAPAGNFESLQAALDNGADSVYFGVDQLNMRARASINFTMGDLPEIVERCEAKGVRSYLTLNTIIYDHDLSLIKVLLDKAKEANITAVIAMDQSVIAYARQIGMEVHISTQINVTNIETVKFYAMFADTMVLSRELSLKQVEKICELIVKDDVRGPSGNLVEIEIFGHGALCMAVSGKCYLSLHSHNSSANRGACKQNCRKKYTVIDQETGFEIELDNEYMMSPKDLCTMDFLDQVVNAGIKVLKIEGRGRAPEYVATVIRCYREAIDAIADGTYTKEKVDYWMGLLQTVYNRGFWSGYYLGQKLGEWSAVPGSMATQKKVYIGKGVHFFPKANIGQFVIDAYDLKIGDTILVTGPTTGAKEMVVTEMMVEDVKSEIAKKGDSITIPMDFRIRPSDKLYKLVKVEEPGTQQNAVEEGAYSH; via the coding sequence ATGACCAAAGATGGAAAAATAGAATTGATGGCTCCCGCTGGGAACTTCGAATCGTTACAAGCTGCATTAGATAATGGTGCTGATTCTGTATACTTCGGTGTTGATCAGCTGAACATGCGTGCGAGAGCATCAATCAACTTTACAATGGGTGATTTACCAGAAATTGTAGAGCGTTGTGAAGCGAAAGGTGTACGTTCTTACCTTACATTAAATACAATCATTTATGATCACGATTTATCGTTGATCAAAGTGTTATTAGATAAAGCGAAAGAAGCTAACATTACAGCTGTTATTGCAATGGATCAATCGGTGATTGCCTATGCAAGACAAATTGGAATGGAAGTTCATATTTCAACTCAAATTAACGTGACAAATATCGAAACAGTAAAATTCTATGCAATGTTTGCTGATACCATGGTATTATCTCGTGAGTTGAGTTTAAAACAAGTAGAAAAGATTTGCGAATTAATCGTTAAAGATGACGTTCGTGGACCAAGTGGTAACTTAGTAGAAATCGAAATTTTTGGACACGGTGCATTATGTATGGCTGTTTCTGGAAAATGTTACTTAAGCTTGCACTCGCACAACTCTTCTGCAAATCGTGGAGCTTGTAAACAAAACTGTCGTAAAAAATATACAGTAATCGATCAGGAAACTGGATTCGAAATCGAATTAGATAACGAATACATGATGTCGCCTAAAGATTTATGTACAATGGATTTCTTAGACCAAGTGGTGAATGCAGGAATCAAAGTATTAAAAATCGAAGGTCGTGGTCGTGCGCCTGAATATGTAGCTACAGTTATTCGTTGTTACCGTGAGGCAATCGACGCAATCGCTGACGGAACTTATACAAAAGAGAAAGTAGATTACTGGATGGGATTATTACAAACGGTTTATAACCGTGGTTTCTGGTCTGGATATTATTTAGGTCAAAAATTAGGGGAATGGTCTGCAGTTCCAGGATCAATGGCTACTCAAAAGAAAGTGTACATCGGAAAAGGGGTTCACTTCTTCCCGAAAGCCAATATTGGTCAATTTGTGATCGATGCATACGATTTGAAAATTGGGGATACAATCTTAGTAACTGGTCCAACAACAGGTGCCAAAGAAATGGTGGTTACTGAAATGATGGTGGAAGATGTAAAATCTGAAATCGCTAAAAAAGGTGATAGTATTACAATCCCAATGGATTTCCGTATCCGTCCTTCAGATAAATTATATAAATTAGTAAAAGTAGAAGAACCTGGAACACAACAAAACGCTGTGGAAGAAGGTGCGTACTCTCACTAA
- a CDS encoding RNA methyltransferase, with protein MQIESLQNPKIKNLLKLQEKSRERKNQGLFIVEGTQENELAIKGGYEAVEIYICEDIYDSSIKFGNPRRFEITRAIFEKLAYRKSTGGIIGVYKTKASKLEDLNLPENPLVVVLEAVEKPGNLGAVLRTGDGAKVDAVIVCDETVDFFNPNVIRSSVGTLFTNQIASASKEEVLAYLEERNIQVVSTFLRDETISLYEADFTSGSAIILGTEATGLSDFWADNSDALIKIPMLGFVDSLNVSNAAAICVYEAVRQRSK; from the coding sequence ATGCAAATAGAAAGTCTTCAAAATCCTAAAATTAAAAACTTGCTGAAATTGCAAGAGAAATCGAGAGAACGTAAAAATCAAGGGTTATTTATTGTTGAGGGAACTCAAGAAAATGAATTAGCCATAAAAGGTGGATATGAAGCGGTTGAAATTTATATTTGTGAAGACATTTATGATTCTTCAATCAAATTTGGAAACCCAAGACGTTTTGAAATTACGCGTGCAATCTTTGAAAAGTTAGCTTATCGTAAATCAACAGGTGGAATAATTGGTGTGTATAAAACGAAAGCTTCAAAATTAGAAGATTTAAACTTACCAGAAAATCCATTAGTAGTTGTACTAGAAGCCGTAGAAAAACCAGGAAATCTTGGTGCGGTTTTAAGAACAGGTGATGGAGCAAAAGTAGATGCGGTGATTGTCTGTGATGAAACGGTGGATTTCTTTAATCCGAACGTCATTCGTTCTTCCGTAGGGACGTTGTTTACCAATCAAATTGCATCGGCATCTAAAGAAGAAGTTTTAGCCTATTTAGAGGAACGAAATATTCAAGTTGTATCGACGTTTTTACGCGATGAAACAATCAGTTTATACGAAGCAGATTTCACATCAGGATCTGCAATTATATTAGGAACTGAAGCAACAGGATTATCTGACTTTTGGGCGGACAATTCGGATGCTTTAATCAAAATTCCAATGTTAGGATTTGTGGATTCATTAAATGTGAGTAATGCTGCGGCAATTTGTGTATACGAAGCCGTAAGACAAAGAAGTAAATAA